Proteins encoded by one window of Carassius auratus strain Wakin chromosome 24, ASM336829v1, whole genome shotgun sequence:
- the LOC113042528 gene encoding RB1-inducible coiled-coil protein 1-like isoform X2 → MKLYVFQVNNGSTLTFDTELAVQTVLDLKHAIQAKYKIAVQHQVLVVNGGECMVAERRVCSYSAGTDTNPIFLFNKEMILSDRAPTIPKTTFSIENEMELKVEESLMMPAVFHTVASRTQLAVEMFEVAKKLCLFCERLVHDEHLQHQGWAAIMANLDDCTLSYQKLLMKFDTAYTNYQQDFEDIKLKLTKLGIAVSVMAKIPLLESLTRQSYRESLEKSSSPHPRTSDEDENEDEEVGETSTQSAISHKNRKSPSPVSGSGEASSRASFSPQDRLKSSCSLKAALEEEEESLEGGATPSFNVTLLDWINVQDRPNDVESVVRKCFDSINRLDPRIIQPFLSECRETITKLDNQNMKAIKGLEDRLYALDQMIASCKRLVNEQQELAQGFLANQKRAENLKDTSVLPDLCLSHANQLMIMLTNHRKLLDIKQKCTTAKQELANNLQVRLKWCCYVMLHADQDGEKLQALLRLLTELLERVRVVEALSTVPQMYCLAVVEVVRRKMFIGHYRQWANALVKDGKNLYEAEKVKRECFGKLFRKSFLRNRLFRGLDSWPSSSFCTRKPRKFDFELPDISLNDLQYLKSCCPSEVQPFLRVPTLCDFKPLNQHVEVLHQLVQAAQSVDEMSQTITDLLNEQKFSCSQSAQRSTAFTPRSESTTEITTTSTKTLSNLSLKAPDCQPLSLPGHLEDLSPDSIDAQTFDFETIGHPNMDPVLQQGSLDLDSLAESPESDFMSAVNEFVIEENLMSPNPISDPTSPEMMVESLYSSVINAIDSKRIHDTTTLEKENSKIAVLKLSADRYRSAAEESQYNLRKVKEDLYHFRGLVLKEQRDFGCALETMNIKVQDALDSVRYCHEKELREMRQTDLQSLKDNHEKQIQTLSEELEGNRKIVRDVQRAMLELEGLVERKEKEISQLESERERSKQELQDLHKQTVRDLEEKISKQGEELKATLLSKDELAGQLENLHFEIEHGQQKIRQEMEKAEKVHLQELEARLKQQHEAELESLRLEKESALDKLVQENLVKLRDLVDSYSAEVKEREGRLKDLEARITELADARCRLEVEIALKETEMDEMRLQYEEAKSTQEEVLRGELTTQTATLQTQIAMLNQQLQQKNEDYEMGLAELRALMRLEKDHCISELVDRHEKENTLLRQEFSALKQKSQDAEKDFKERVQKIQRNHQDQFDALQKEKENAKRAFQEKEQELKTVIGDLQTENSLLSGRLEQEKVEALQRAEKEKEEAVKAALQEALRDFQLQKEETETRLLGQIELLENQLRERQSTDIAGPTVEKTETGMETSAALSLDSGQWTEERALLLGQLELLERTKNEEMQNLKTSLIAEQQTNFNTVLTREKLKKEQIISDLTEKLKNLAQQQEKDKGLIETLSEDRASILQEKKQMEEELNRLRSTVLVSSSFFPPNPIPVITEAHGSCGPIRVEVLSRSTPDPERLASVAVLKDEERVESAVEASMMTVHDNPMLSEEKQRIMILERTLHMKEEENKRLSQRLMSQSMSSVSSRHSEKIAIRDFQVGDLVLIILDERHDNYVLFTVGPTLYFLHSESLTALDLKPGATRRPWVLGKVMEKEYCQAKKAQNRFKVPLGTKFYRVKAVPWNKKV, encoded by the exons ATGAAGCTGTATGTGTTTCAAGTCAACAACGGAAGCACATTGACATTTGACACTGAACTTGCTGTCCAAAC CGTGTTGGACCTTAAACATGCCATTCAGGCCAAATATAAAATTGCAGTCCAGCACCAGGTGCTGGTGGTCAATGGAGGGGAGTGTATGGTGGCAGAGAGGCGCGTGTGCAGCTACAGTGCCGGAACG GACACCAACCCGATCTTCTTATTCAACAAAGAGATGATCCTGTCTGACCGAGCTCCAACCATCCCCAAAACGACCTTCTCTATAGAGAATGAGATGGAGCTGAAGGTGGAGGAGTCACTCATGATGCCTGCCGTCTTTCATACCGTTGCATCCCGCACTCAACTGGCTGTG GAAATGTTTGAGGTTGCCAAGAAGCTTTGCTTGTTCTGTGAGCGTCTGGTCCATGACGAACACCTTCAGCACCAGGGATGGGCGGCCATCATGGCTAACCTGGACGACTGCACCCTATCCTATCAAAAACTCCTCATGAAATTCGACACTGCTTATACAAATTACCAACAGGATTTTGAAGACATCAAATTAAAACTCACAAA GCTTGGCATTGCTGTCTCAGTCATGGCGAAGATTCCTCTGCTTGAGAGTTTGACTCGGCAGAGCTACAGAGAAAGCTTGGAGAAGTCCAGCTCCCCTCACCCGAGAACCTCAGATGAAGACGAGAATGAGGATGAAGAAGTAGGAGAAACGTCCACCCAGTCCGCTATCAGCCATAAGAATCGGAAGTCACCCTCGCCGGTCTCTGGTTCAGGGGAAGCGTCGTCCCGGGCGTCCTTCTCTCCTCAGGACAGACTGAAGAGCAGCTGTAGTCTAAAAGCAGCgctagaggaagaggaggagtctCTGGAGGGGGGAGCCACACCCTCTTTCAATGTCACGCTCTTGGATTGGATCAATGTTCAGGACAGACCTAATGATGTGGAGTCCGTAGTGAGGAAGTGTTTTGACTCTATCAACAGG CTCGATCCACGAATTATCCAACCCTTTCTATCTGAATGCCGCGAGACGATTACCAAATTGGATAATCAGAACATGAAGGCCATCAAGGGTCTTGAAGACCGATTGTATGCTCTTGACCAAATGATAGCAAGCTGTAAACGGTTGGTCAACGAACAGCAGGAACTTGCTCAG GGATTTCTTGCCAATCAGAAGAGGGCTGAAAACCTGAAGGACACCTCGGTGCTGCCTGACCTGTGTCTGAGTCACGCCAACCAGCTGATGATCATGCTGACCAATCACAGGAAGCTACTAGACATCAAGCAAAAGTGTACCACTGCCAAACAGGAGCTCGCCAACAACCTTCAAGTTCGTCTCAA ATGGTGCTGCTATGTGATGCTTCACGCTGATCAGGATGGAGAGAAGCTGCAGGCTCTCCTGAGGCTGCTGACGGAGCTGCTGGAGCGTGTGCGGGTGGTGGAGGCGCTCAGCACTGTGCCACAGATGTACTGTCTCGCTGTAGTGGAGGTGGTCAGACGCAAAATGTTTATAGGACACTACAGACAA tgggCCAATGCTCTTGTCAAGGATGGGAAAAACCTCTATGAGGCAGAAAAAGTAAAAAGGGAATGCTTTGGGAAGCTCTTCA GGAAATCGTTCCTCAGAAACCGGTTGTTTCGAGGACTGGACTCATGGCCATCCTCTTCGTTTTGC acccgTAAGCCTCGAAAGTTTGACTTTGAGCTTCCAGATATTTCCCTGAATGACCTGCAGTATCTCAAGTCCTGTTGTCCTTCCGAGGTTCAGCCTTTCCTCAG GGTCCCCACACTATGTGACTTCAAGCCTCTTAACCAGCATGTTGAGGTTCTTCATCAGCTGGTTCAGGCTGCGCAGAGTGTGGACGAGATGtcacaaactatcacagacctaCTAAATGAACAAAAG TTTTCCTGTAGCCAGAGTGCTCAAAGATCCACCGCATTTACACCCAGATCTGAAAGCACAACTGAAATCACCACTACCTCCACCAAAACTTTGTCCAATCTCAGTTTAAAAGCACCGGACTGCCAACCCCTGTCGCTTCCTGGTCACTTGGAGGACCTATCACCTGACAGCATAGATGCCCAGACTTTTGACTTTGAAACCATTGGGCATCCCAATATGGATCCTGTATTACAGCAAGGCTCGTTGGACTTGGACTCGTTGGCAGAAAGTCCTGAGTCGGATTTCATGTCAGCAGTTAATGAGTTTGTTATTGAGGAGAACTTGATGTCACCTAATCCCATAAGTGATCCCACAAGCCCAGAGATGATGGTGGAGTCCCTTTACTCCTCTGTCATTAATGCAATTGACAGCAAGCGTATACATGACACTACTACACTTGAAAAGGAAAATTCAAAGATTGCAGTACTCAAGCTGTCAGCAGACAGGTACCGTTCTGCTGCGGAAGAGTCCCAGTACAATTTGAGGAAAGTTAAAGAAGACCTTTATCACTTTCGAGGTCTTGTTCTGAAAGAGCAGAGAGACTTTGGATGTGCCCTGGAAACGATGAACATTAAGGTCCAAGACGCTCTCGACAGTGTCAGATACTGTCACGAGAAGGAGCTCAGAGAAATGCGACAAACGGATCTCCAGAGTTTGAAGGACAATCATGAAAAGCAGATACAAACTCTATCGGAAGAGCTTGAAGGCAATCGGAAGATTGTTCGAGATGTCCAGAGAGCAATGCTGGAGTTGGAGGGCCTCGTGGAGCGCAAGGAGAAGGAAATATCTCAGCTGGAGAGTGAGAGGGAACGCTCGAAGCAAGAACTTCAAGATCTTCACAAGCAAACTGTGCGGGACCTTGAGGAGAAGATCTCGAAGCAAGGTGAAGAACTGAAAGCTACATTGCTGTCCAAGGACGAACTCGCTGGGCAGCTGGAGAACCTTCACTTTGAGATCGAGCACGGCCAACAGAAAATCAGACAAGAGATGGAGAAGGCAGAGAAGGTGCACCTTCAGGAACTGGAGGCACGGTTGAAACAGCAACATGAAGCAGAGCTGGAGTCTCTCAGATTGGAAAAAGAAAGTGCACTTGACAAACTCGTCCAGGAGAACCTGGTGAAGCTCAGAGATCTGGTGGATTCCTATTCTGCAGAAGTCAAGGAACGCGAGGGACGCTTGAAAGACTTGGAGGCTCGCATTACAGAACTTGCAGACGCCCGCTGCAGACTGGAAGTGGAGATAGCTCTTAAAGAGACCGAAATGGATGAAATGAGACTCCAGTATGAGGAGGCCAAAAGCACCCAAGAGGAGGTGTTGAGAGGAGAGCTTACTACCCAAACAGCCACCTTGCAGACGCAAATCGCCATGTTGAACCAACAGCTCCAGCAGAAGAACGAAGACTACGAGATGGGCCTGGCCGAGCTCCGAGCGCTCATGAGGTTAGAGAAAGACCACTGCATCTCTGAACTCGTGGATCGACACGAAAAGGAGAACACCCTGCTGCGCCAAGAGTTTTCAGCACTCAAGCAGAAATCGCAGGATGCGGAGAAAGACTTTAAGGAACGAGTCCAGAAGATCCAGCGCAATCACCAGGACCAGTTTGATGCCTTACAGAAGGAAAAGGAGAATGCAAAGAGGGCTTTCCAGGAGAAAGAGCAAGAGCTAAAAACTGTTATTGGAGACCTGCAGACAGAAAACTCACTACTATCTGGAAGACTGGAGCAGGAGAAGGTGGAGGCCCTGCAGAGggcagagaaggagaaagaggaggCGGTCAAAGCTGCATTACAAGAGGCCTTAAGAGACTTTCAACTCCAAAAAGAGGAGACCGAGACAAGACTGTTAGGACAAATTGAGCTACTTGAAAATCAACTCAGAGAAAGACAATCCACTGACAT AGCGGGACCTACTGTAGAAAAGACAGAGACTGGTATGGAAACCAGTGCTGCATTGTCACTGGACAGTGGCCAGTGGACCGAGGAAAGGGCATTGCTCCTGGGCCAACTAGAGCTCCTGGAACGAACAAAGAACGAGGAGATGCAGAACCTGAAGACCTCGCTCATTGCTGAGCAGCAG ACAAACTTCAATACTGTTCTGACCCGGGAGAAACTAAAGAAAGAACAAATCATCAGTGATCTCACTGAGAAGCTCAAAAACTTGGCACAGCAACAAGAGAAAGATAAAg GCCTGATCGAAACGCTCTCTGAGGACCGTGCCTCCATCCTTCAGGAGAAGAAGCAGATGGAGGAGGAACTGAACCGTCTGCGAAGCACCGTCCTCGTCTCTTCGTCCTTCTTTCCGCCCAATCCCATCCCGGTCATCACAGAAGCTCACGGTTCCTGTGGCCCTATCCGTGTGGAAGTCCTCTCGCGGTCCACCCCTGATCCAGAGAGATTGGCATCCGTGGCTGTGCTCAAGGACGAGGAGAGGGTGGAGTCAGCCGTGGAGGCCAGCATGATGACCGTGCA TGACAACCCTATGCTGTCTGAAGAGAAACAGCGCATAATGATTTTGGAAAGG ACTTTACATATGAAGGAGGAAGAGAACAAAAGACTTAGTCAAAGACTG ATGTCCCAGAGTATGTCGTCCGTCTCGTCACGGCACTCGGAGAAAATCGCCATTCGAGA TTTTCAGGTGGGCGACTTGGTTCTCATAATCCTGGACGAGAGGCACGATAATTACGTTCTCTTCACTGTTGGTCCCACCCTTTATTTCCTGCATTCAGAGTCCCTCACTGCACTGGACCTCAAACCAG GAGCTACAAGACGGCCGTGGGTTCTTGGAAAAGTCATGGAGAAGGAATATTGCCAAGCCAAAAAG GCCCAAAACCGGTTCAAAGTTCCTCTCGGCACTAAATTCTACAGAGTAAAGGCCGTGCCATGGAACAAGAAAGTGTAA
- the LOC113042528 gene encoding RB1-inducible coiled-coil protein 1-like isoform X1, translating to MKLYVFQVNNGSTLTFDTELAVQTVLDLKHAIQAKYKIAVQHQVLVVNGGECMVAERRVCSYSAGTDTNPIFLFNKEMILSDRAPTIPKTTFSIENEMELKVEESLMMPAVFHTVASRTQLAVEMFEVAKKLCLFCERLVHDEHLQHQGWAAIMANLDDCTLSYQKLLMKFDTAYTNYQQDFEDIKLKLTKLGIAVSVMAKIPLLESLTRQSYRESLEKSSSPHPRTSDEDENEDEEVGETSTQSAISHKNRKSPSPVSGSGEASSRASFSPQDRLKSSCSLKAALEEEEESLEGGATPSFNVTLLDWINVQDRPNDVESVVRKCFDSINRLDPRIIQPFLSECRETITKLDNQNMKAIKGLEDRLYALDQMIASCKRLVNEQQELAQGFLANQKRAENLKDTSVLPDLCLSHANQLMIMLTNHRKLLDIKQKCTTAKQELANNLQVRLKWCCYVMLHADQDGEKLQALLRLLTELLERVRVVEALSTVPQMYCLAVVEVVRRKMFIGHYRQWANALVKDGKNLYEAEKVKRECFGKLFRKSFLRNRLFRGLDSWPSSSFCTRKPRKFDFELPDISLNDLQYLKSCCPSEVQPFLRVPTLCDFKPLNQHVEVLHQLVQAAQSVDEMSQTITDLLNEQKFSCSQSAQRSTAFTPRSESTTEITTTSTKTLSNLSLKAPDCQPLSLPGHLEDLSPDSIDAQTFDFETIGHPNMDPVLQQGSLDLDSLAESPESDFMSAVNEFVIEENLMSPNPISDPTSPEMMVESLYSSVINAIDSKRIHDTTTLEKENSKIAVLKLSADRYRSAAEESQYNLRKVKEDLYHFRGLVLKEQRDFGCALETMNIKVQDALDSVRYCHEKELREMRQTDLQSLKDNHEKQIQTLSEELEGNRKIVRDVQRAMLELEGLVERKEKEISQLESERERSKQELQDLHKQTVRDLEEKISKQGEELKATLLSKDELAGQLENLHFEIEHGQQKIRQEMEKAEKVHLQELEARLKQQHEAELESLRLEKESALDKLVQENLVKLRDLVDSYSAEVKEREGRLKDLEARITELADARCRLEVEIALKETEMDEMRLQYEEAKSTQEEVLRGELTTQTATLQTQIAMLNQQLQQKNEDYEMGLAELRALMRLEKDHCISELVDRHEKENTLLRQEFSALKQKSQDAEKDFKERVQKIQRNHQDQFDALQKEKENAKRAFQEKEQELKTVIGDLQTENSLLSGRLEQEKVEALQRAEKEKEEAVKAALQEALRDFQLQKEETETRLLGQIELLENQLRERQSTDIAGPTVEKTETGMETSAALSLDSGQWTEERALLLGQLELLERTKNEEMQNLKTSLIAEQQTNFNTVLTREKLKKEQIISDLTEKLKNLAQQQEKDKGLIETLSEDRASILQEKKQMEEELNRLRSTVLVSSSFFPPNPIPVITEAHGSCGPIRVEVLSRSTPDPERLASVAVLKDEERVESAVEASMMTVHDNPMLSEEKQRIMILERTLHMKEEENKRLSQRLMSQSMSSVSSRHSEKIAIRDFQVGDLVLIILDERHDNYVLFTVGPTLYFLHSESLTALDLKPATGATRRPWVLGKVMEKEYCQAKKAQNRFKVPLGTKFYRVKAVPWNKKV from the exons ATGAAGCTGTATGTGTTTCAAGTCAACAACGGAAGCACATTGACATTTGACACTGAACTTGCTGTCCAAAC CGTGTTGGACCTTAAACATGCCATTCAGGCCAAATATAAAATTGCAGTCCAGCACCAGGTGCTGGTGGTCAATGGAGGGGAGTGTATGGTGGCAGAGAGGCGCGTGTGCAGCTACAGTGCCGGAACG GACACCAACCCGATCTTCTTATTCAACAAAGAGATGATCCTGTCTGACCGAGCTCCAACCATCCCCAAAACGACCTTCTCTATAGAGAATGAGATGGAGCTGAAGGTGGAGGAGTCACTCATGATGCCTGCCGTCTTTCATACCGTTGCATCCCGCACTCAACTGGCTGTG GAAATGTTTGAGGTTGCCAAGAAGCTTTGCTTGTTCTGTGAGCGTCTGGTCCATGACGAACACCTTCAGCACCAGGGATGGGCGGCCATCATGGCTAACCTGGACGACTGCACCCTATCCTATCAAAAACTCCTCATGAAATTCGACACTGCTTATACAAATTACCAACAGGATTTTGAAGACATCAAATTAAAACTCACAAA GCTTGGCATTGCTGTCTCAGTCATGGCGAAGATTCCTCTGCTTGAGAGTTTGACTCGGCAGAGCTACAGAGAAAGCTTGGAGAAGTCCAGCTCCCCTCACCCGAGAACCTCAGATGAAGACGAGAATGAGGATGAAGAAGTAGGAGAAACGTCCACCCAGTCCGCTATCAGCCATAAGAATCGGAAGTCACCCTCGCCGGTCTCTGGTTCAGGGGAAGCGTCGTCCCGGGCGTCCTTCTCTCCTCAGGACAGACTGAAGAGCAGCTGTAGTCTAAAAGCAGCgctagaggaagaggaggagtctCTGGAGGGGGGAGCCACACCCTCTTTCAATGTCACGCTCTTGGATTGGATCAATGTTCAGGACAGACCTAATGATGTGGAGTCCGTAGTGAGGAAGTGTTTTGACTCTATCAACAGG CTCGATCCACGAATTATCCAACCCTTTCTATCTGAATGCCGCGAGACGATTACCAAATTGGATAATCAGAACATGAAGGCCATCAAGGGTCTTGAAGACCGATTGTATGCTCTTGACCAAATGATAGCAAGCTGTAAACGGTTGGTCAACGAACAGCAGGAACTTGCTCAG GGATTTCTTGCCAATCAGAAGAGGGCTGAAAACCTGAAGGACACCTCGGTGCTGCCTGACCTGTGTCTGAGTCACGCCAACCAGCTGATGATCATGCTGACCAATCACAGGAAGCTACTAGACATCAAGCAAAAGTGTACCACTGCCAAACAGGAGCTCGCCAACAACCTTCAAGTTCGTCTCAA ATGGTGCTGCTATGTGATGCTTCACGCTGATCAGGATGGAGAGAAGCTGCAGGCTCTCCTGAGGCTGCTGACGGAGCTGCTGGAGCGTGTGCGGGTGGTGGAGGCGCTCAGCACTGTGCCACAGATGTACTGTCTCGCTGTAGTGGAGGTGGTCAGACGCAAAATGTTTATAGGACACTACAGACAA tgggCCAATGCTCTTGTCAAGGATGGGAAAAACCTCTATGAGGCAGAAAAAGTAAAAAGGGAATGCTTTGGGAAGCTCTTCA GGAAATCGTTCCTCAGAAACCGGTTGTTTCGAGGACTGGACTCATGGCCATCCTCTTCGTTTTGC acccgTAAGCCTCGAAAGTTTGACTTTGAGCTTCCAGATATTTCCCTGAATGACCTGCAGTATCTCAAGTCCTGTTGTCCTTCCGAGGTTCAGCCTTTCCTCAG GGTCCCCACACTATGTGACTTCAAGCCTCTTAACCAGCATGTTGAGGTTCTTCATCAGCTGGTTCAGGCTGCGCAGAGTGTGGACGAGATGtcacaaactatcacagacctaCTAAATGAACAAAAG TTTTCCTGTAGCCAGAGTGCTCAAAGATCCACCGCATTTACACCCAGATCTGAAAGCACAACTGAAATCACCACTACCTCCACCAAAACTTTGTCCAATCTCAGTTTAAAAGCACCGGACTGCCAACCCCTGTCGCTTCCTGGTCACTTGGAGGACCTATCACCTGACAGCATAGATGCCCAGACTTTTGACTTTGAAACCATTGGGCATCCCAATATGGATCCTGTATTACAGCAAGGCTCGTTGGACTTGGACTCGTTGGCAGAAAGTCCTGAGTCGGATTTCATGTCAGCAGTTAATGAGTTTGTTATTGAGGAGAACTTGATGTCACCTAATCCCATAAGTGATCCCACAAGCCCAGAGATGATGGTGGAGTCCCTTTACTCCTCTGTCATTAATGCAATTGACAGCAAGCGTATACATGACACTACTACACTTGAAAAGGAAAATTCAAAGATTGCAGTACTCAAGCTGTCAGCAGACAGGTACCGTTCTGCTGCGGAAGAGTCCCAGTACAATTTGAGGAAAGTTAAAGAAGACCTTTATCACTTTCGAGGTCTTGTTCTGAAAGAGCAGAGAGACTTTGGATGTGCCCTGGAAACGATGAACATTAAGGTCCAAGACGCTCTCGACAGTGTCAGATACTGTCACGAGAAGGAGCTCAGAGAAATGCGACAAACGGATCTCCAGAGTTTGAAGGACAATCATGAAAAGCAGATACAAACTCTATCGGAAGAGCTTGAAGGCAATCGGAAGATTGTTCGAGATGTCCAGAGAGCAATGCTGGAGTTGGAGGGCCTCGTGGAGCGCAAGGAGAAGGAAATATCTCAGCTGGAGAGTGAGAGGGAACGCTCGAAGCAAGAACTTCAAGATCTTCACAAGCAAACTGTGCGGGACCTTGAGGAGAAGATCTCGAAGCAAGGTGAAGAACTGAAAGCTACATTGCTGTCCAAGGACGAACTCGCTGGGCAGCTGGAGAACCTTCACTTTGAGATCGAGCACGGCCAACAGAAAATCAGACAAGAGATGGAGAAGGCAGAGAAGGTGCACCTTCAGGAACTGGAGGCACGGTTGAAACAGCAACATGAAGCAGAGCTGGAGTCTCTCAGATTGGAAAAAGAAAGTGCACTTGACAAACTCGTCCAGGAGAACCTGGTGAAGCTCAGAGATCTGGTGGATTCCTATTCTGCAGAAGTCAAGGAACGCGAGGGACGCTTGAAAGACTTGGAGGCTCGCATTACAGAACTTGCAGACGCCCGCTGCAGACTGGAAGTGGAGATAGCTCTTAAAGAGACCGAAATGGATGAAATGAGACTCCAGTATGAGGAGGCCAAAAGCACCCAAGAGGAGGTGTTGAGAGGAGAGCTTACTACCCAAACAGCCACCTTGCAGACGCAAATCGCCATGTTGAACCAACAGCTCCAGCAGAAGAACGAAGACTACGAGATGGGCCTGGCCGAGCTCCGAGCGCTCATGAGGTTAGAGAAAGACCACTGCATCTCTGAACTCGTGGATCGACACGAAAAGGAGAACACCCTGCTGCGCCAAGAGTTTTCAGCACTCAAGCAGAAATCGCAGGATGCGGAGAAAGACTTTAAGGAACGAGTCCAGAAGATCCAGCGCAATCACCAGGACCAGTTTGATGCCTTACAGAAGGAAAAGGAGAATGCAAAGAGGGCTTTCCAGGAGAAAGAGCAAGAGCTAAAAACTGTTATTGGAGACCTGCAGACAGAAAACTCACTACTATCTGGAAGACTGGAGCAGGAGAAGGTGGAGGCCCTGCAGAGggcagagaaggagaaagaggaggCGGTCAAAGCTGCATTACAAGAGGCCTTAAGAGACTTTCAACTCCAAAAAGAGGAGACCGAGACAAGACTGTTAGGACAAATTGAGCTACTTGAAAATCAACTCAGAGAAAGACAATCCACTGACAT AGCGGGACCTACTGTAGAAAAGACAGAGACTGGTATGGAAACCAGTGCTGCATTGTCACTGGACAGTGGCCAGTGGACCGAGGAAAGGGCATTGCTCCTGGGCCAACTAGAGCTCCTGGAACGAACAAAGAACGAGGAGATGCAGAACCTGAAGACCTCGCTCATTGCTGAGCAGCAG ACAAACTTCAATACTGTTCTGACCCGGGAGAAACTAAAGAAAGAACAAATCATCAGTGATCTCACTGAGAAGCTCAAAAACTTGGCACAGCAACAAGAGAAAGATAAAg GCCTGATCGAAACGCTCTCTGAGGACCGTGCCTCCATCCTTCAGGAGAAGAAGCAGATGGAGGAGGAACTGAACCGTCTGCGAAGCACCGTCCTCGTCTCTTCGTCCTTCTTTCCGCCCAATCCCATCCCGGTCATCACAGAAGCTCACGGTTCCTGTGGCCCTATCCGTGTGGAAGTCCTCTCGCGGTCCACCCCTGATCCAGAGAGATTGGCATCCGTGGCTGTGCTCAAGGACGAGGAGAGGGTGGAGTCAGCCGTGGAGGCCAGCATGATGACCGTGCA TGACAACCCTATGCTGTCTGAAGAGAAACAGCGCATAATGATTTTGGAAAGG ACTTTACATATGAAGGAGGAAGAGAACAAAAGACTTAGTCAAAGACTG ATGTCCCAGAGTATGTCGTCCGTCTCGTCACGGCACTCGGAGAAAATCGCCATTCGAGA TTTTCAGGTGGGCGACTTGGTTCTCATAATCCTGGACGAGAGGCACGATAATTACGTTCTCTTCACTGTTGGTCCCACCCTTTATTTCCTGCATTCAGAGTCCCTCACTGCACTGGACCTCAAACCAG cgaCAGGAGCTACAAGACGGCCGTGGGTTCTTGGAAAAGTCATGGAGAAGGAATATTGCCAAGCCAAAAAG GCCCAAAACCGGTTCAAAGTTCCTCTCGGCACTAAATTCTACAGAGTAAAGGCCGTGCCATGGAACAAGAAAGTGTAA